Proteins co-encoded in one Rattus rattus isolate New Zealand chromosome 5, Rrattus_CSIRO_v1, whole genome shotgun sequence genomic window:
- the Bahd1 gene encoding bromo adjacent homology domain-containing 1 protein isoform X1, producing the protein MTHTRRKSLPMLSSGPTGRGEPLQMEDSSVEQGAEDVEPGMPESPGYLTGRRKNYPLRKRSLVPEKPKACKVLLTRLENVAGPRSADEADELPPDLPKAPSPTPSSEDAGLVQPRKRRLASLNAEALNNLLLEREDTSSLAGARRSRGGDPHRSRDRATGSWSFSKKRPRLGDLEEGSRDLSPELAPDEGARRDGDPAPKRLASLNAAAFLKLSQERELPLRPSRAQAEADGRSTEPLAPKVLRPKVNGKNCPKARQGAGSGEATGPPNWQEQPEERWPSAPPRGPPIQPSHQAPGKALENPLRPNLPLLMGGQAALKPEPGRPGEESPAPKQELHQPSFPAPQLSPLPMPGNPADYSGPCGGPELTALGSFYLYCGQDGLQCGSYSPCPMLPEGKLSPVAAPNEGLLMAPSSVPSGVPFQHPPWSASRYCSSEDTGANGYSICGVLPLSLTHIGTTCGGCPYKMPFTAEGCRSLGQLEFPLPEAGHPASPAHPLLGCPVPSVPPAAEPIPHLQTPISEPQTVARACPQSAKPPSGSKSGLRTGSSCRHTVRSKAARRPSHPKQPRAQRPRPRRRRRRRTNGWVPVGAACEKAVYVLDEPEPAIRKSYQAVERHGETIRVRDTVLLKSGPRKTSTPYVAKISALWENPESGELMMSLLWYYRPEHLQGGRSPSMHEPLQNEVFASRHQDQNSVACIEEKCYVLTFAEYCRFCAMAKRRGEGLPSRKTALVPPSADYSTPPHRTVPEDTDPELVFLCRHVYDFRHGRILKNPQ; encoded by the exons ATGACACACACTCGGAGGAAGTCCCTTCCTATGCTGAGTTCCGGCCCCACTGGCCGAGGGGAGCCCCTGCAGATGGAAGACAGCAGTGTGGAGCAGGGGGCGGAGGACGTGGAGCCAGGCATGCCTGAGAGCCCTGGATACCTTACAGGACGCCGCAAGAACTACCCTTTGCGCAAACGTTCACTGGTTCCAGAGAAGCCCAAAGCTTGCAAAGTGCTGCTGACTCGCCTGGAAAATGTGGCTGGTCCTCGAAGTGCAGATGAGGCTGACGAGCTGCCCCCTGACCTGCCCAAGGCCCCTAGTCCAACCCCATCCAGTGAGGATGCTGGTCTTGTGCAGCCCCGCAAGCGGCGCCTAGCCTCCCTTAACGCAGAGGCCCTTAATAACCTGCTGCTGGAGAGGGAGGACACCAGCAGCCTGGCAGGTGCCCGCCGAAGCAGAGGTGGGGACCCTCACCGCAGCCGGGACCGGGCCACAGGGTCCTGGTCTTTCTCTAAGAAGCGACCTCGGCTGGGAGATCTTGAAGAAGGAAGTAGGGACCTGTCCCCAGAGCTAGCCCCAGATGAAGGTGCCCGTAGAGATGGAGACCCAGCTCCTAAGAGACTGGCTAGCCTAAATGCCGCTGCCTTCTTAAAACTCAGCCAGGAGCGGGAGCTACCTCTTCGACCTTCTCGTGCCCAAGCAGAAGCAGATGGGCGCTCCACTGAGCCCCTGGCGCCCAAAGTCCTGCGGCCGAAGGTCAATGGCAAGAACTGTCCCAAGGCTCGGCAAGGGGCTGGCTCCGGGGAGGCCACGGGGCCCCCCAACTGGCAGGAGCAACCTGAGGAGCGTTGGCCATCTGCTCCTCCTCGAGGGCCACCCATCcagccatctcaccaggcccCGGGCAAAGCTCTGGAGAACCCCTTGCGCCCCAACCTGCCTCTGCTGATGGGTGGGCAGGCAGCCCTGAAGCCAGAGCCTGGGCGTCCGGGCGAGGAGTCACCTGCCCCCAAGCAGGAACTGCATCAGCCCTCTTTCCCTGCACCTCAGCTGTCTCCGCTGCCGATGCCTGGCAACCCAGCCGACTACAGTGGTCCATGTGGAGGGCCTGAGCTCACTGCACTGGGCAGCTTCTACCTGTACTGTGGCCAAGATGGGCTGCAATGTGGGAGTTACTCCCCttgccccatgctcccagaaggCAAGCTGTCTCCGGTGGCagcccccaatgaggggctgctCATGGCCCCAAGCTCAGTGCCCTCTGGTGTTCCTTTCCAGCACCCTCCTTGGAGCGCATCTCGATACTGCTCCAGCGAGGACACTGGAGCAAATGGCTACAGCATCTGTGGAGTGTTGCCTCTATCTCTCACTCATATTGGCACTACCTGTGGTGGCTGCCCCTACAAAATGCCTTTCACCGCAG AAGGCTGCAGGTCACTCGGCCAATTGGAATTTCCTCTCCCAGAAGCTGGCCACCCAGCCTCACCTGCTCACCCCCTCCTGGGATGCCCTGTACCCAGTGTGCCACCTGCAGCAGAGCCTATCCCCCATCTTCAAACGCCCATCTCGGAGCCCCAGACAGTAGCCCGGGCGTGCCCTCAGAGCGCCAAGCCTCCAAGCGGCTCCAAGTCAGGTCTGCGCACAGGCTCCAGCTGCCGGCACACTGTGAGGAGCAAGGCTGCCCGCAGGCCCAGCCACCCCAAGCAGCCACGTGCCCAGCGCCCACGTCCTCGCCGCCGCCGGCGCCGCCGCACTAATGGCTGGGTGCCTGTAGGTGCTGCCTGCGAGAAGGCAGTGTATGTCCTG GATGAGCCAGAACCTGCCATCAGAAAGAGTTACCAGGCAGTTGAGCGACATGGAGAGACAATCCGAGTCCGAGACACTGTCCTCCTCAAGTCAGGTCCAAGAAAGACGTCTACACCTTATGTGGCCAAGATCTCTGCCCTCTGGGAGAACCCTGAGTCAG GAGAACTGATGATGAGCCTCCTGTGGTATTACAGGCCTGAGCACTTACAGGGAGGCCGCAGCCCCAGCATGCATGAG CCTTTGCAGAATGAAGTTTTTGCGTCGAGACATCAGGACCAGAACAGTGTGGCCTGCATTGAAGAGAAGTGCTATGTGCTAACCTTTGCTGAGTACTGCAG ATTCTGTGCCATGGCCAAGCGCCGGGGTGAGGGCCTTCCCAGCCGGAAGACAGCACTGGTGCCCCCGTCTGCAGACTACTCCACCCCACCACACCGCACAGTGCCGGAGGACACAGACCCAGAGCTGGTGTTCCTTTGCCGCCATGTCTATGACTTCCGCCATGGCCGCATCCTCAAGAACCCCCAGTAG
- the Bahd1 gene encoding bromo adjacent homology domain-containing 1 protein isoform X3, protein MTHTRRKSLPMLSSGPTGRGEPLQMEDSSVEQGAEDVEPGMPESPGYLTGRRKNYPLRKRSLVPEKPKACKVLLTRLENVAGPRSADEADELPPDLPKAPSPTPSSEDAGLVQPRKRRLASLNAEALNNLLLEREDTSSLAGARRSRGGDPHRSRDRATGSWSFSKKRPRLGDLEEGSRDLSPELAPDEGARRDGDPAPKRLASLNAAAFLKLSQERELPLRPSRAQAEADGRSTEPLAPKVLRPKVNGKNCPKARQGAGSGEATGPPNWQEQPEERWPSAPPRGPPIQPSHQAPGKALENPLRPNLPLLMGGQAALKPEPGRPGEESPAPKQELHQPSFPAPQLSPLPMPGNPADYSGPCGGPELTALGSFYLYCGQDGLQCGSYSPCPMLPEGKLSPVAAPNEGLLMAPSSVPSGVPFQHPPWSASRYCSSEDTGANGYSICGVLPLSLTHIGTTCGGCPYKMPFTAEGCRSLGQLEFPLPEAGHPASPAHPLLGCPVPSVPPAAEPIPHLQTPISEPQTVARACPQSAKPPSGSKSGLRTGSSCRHTVRSKAARRPSHPKQPRAQRPRPRRRRRRRTNGWVPVGAACEKAVYVLDEPEPAIRKSYQAVERHGETIRVRDTVLLKSGPRKTSTPYVAKISALWENPESGELMMSLLWYYRPEHLQGGRSPSMHENEVFASRHQDQNSVACIEEKCYVLTFAEYCRFCAMAKRRGEGLPSRKTALVPPSADYSTPPHRTVPEDTDPELVFLCRHVYDFRHGRILKNPQ, encoded by the exons ATGACACACACTCGGAGGAAGTCCCTTCCTATGCTGAGTTCCGGCCCCACTGGCCGAGGGGAGCCCCTGCAGATGGAAGACAGCAGTGTGGAGCAGGGGGCGGAGGACGTGGAGCCAGGCATGCCTGAGAGCCCTGGATACCTTACAGGACGCCGCAAGAACTACCCTTTGCGCAAACGTTCACTGGTTCCAGAGAAGCCCAAAGCTTGCAAAGTGCTGCTGACTCGCCTGGAAAATGTGGCTGGTCCTCGAAGTGCAGATGAGGCTGACGAGCTGCCCCCTGACCTGCCCAAGGCCCCTAGTCCAACCCCATCCAGTGAGGATGCTGGTCTTGTGCAGCCCCGCAAGCGGCGCCTAGCCTCCCTTAACGCAGAGGCCCTTAATAACCTGCTGCTGGAGAGGGAGGACACCAGCAGCCTGGCAGGTGCCCGCCGAAGCAGAGGTGGGGACCCTCACCGCAGCCGGGACCGGGCCACAGGGTCCTGGTCTTTCTCTAAGAAGCGACCTCGGCTGGGAGATCTTGAAGAAGGAAGTAGGGACCTGTCCCCAGAGCTAGCCCCAGATGAAGGTGCCCGTAGAGATGGAGACCCAGCTCCTAAGAGACTGGCTAGCCTAAATGCCGCTGCCTTCTTAAAACTCAGCCAGGAGCGGGAGCTACCTCTTCGACCTTCTCGTGCCCAAGCAGAAGCAGATGGGCGCTCCACTGAGCCCCTGGCGCCCAAAGTCCTGCGGCCGAAGGTCAATGGCAAGAACTGTCCCAAGGCTCGGCAAGGGGCTGGCTCCGGGGAGGCCACGGGGCCCCCCAACTGGCAGGAGCAACCTGAGGAGCGTTGGCCATCTGCTCCTCCTCGAGGGCCACCCATCcagccatctcaccaggcccCGGGCAAAGCTCTGGAGAACCCCTTGCGCCCCAACCTGCCTCTGCTGATGGGTGGGCAGGCAGCCCTGAAGCCAGAGCCTGGGCGTCCGGGCGAGGAGTCACCTGCCCCCAAGCAGGAACTGCATCAGCCCTCTTTCCCTGCACCTCAGCTGTCTCCGCTGCCGATGCCTGGCAACCCAGCCGACTACAGTGGTCCATGTGGAGGGCCTGAGCTCACTGCACTGGGCAGCTTCTACCTGTACTGTGGCCAAGATGGGCTGCAATGTGGGAGTTACTCCCCttgccccatgctcccagaaggCAAGCTGTCTCCGGTGGCagcccccaatgaggggctgctCATGGCCCCAAGCTCAGTGCCCTCTGGTGTTCCTTTCCAGCACCCTCCTTGGAGCGCATCTCGATACTGCTCCAGCGAGGACACTGGAGCAAATGGCTACAGCATCTGTGGAGTGTTGCCTCTATCTCTCACTCATATTGGCACTACCTGTGGTGGCTGCCCCTACAAAATGCCTTTCACCGCAG AAGGCTGCAGGTCACTCGGCCAATTGGAATTTCCTCTCCCAGAAGCTGGCCACCCAGCCTCACCTGCTCACCCCCTCCTGGGATGCCCTGTACCCAGTGTGCCACCTGCAGCAGAGCCTATCCCCCATCTTCAAACGCCCATCTCGGAGCCCCAGACAGTAGCCCGGGCGTGCCCTCAGAGCGCCAAGCCTCCAAGCGGCTCCAAGTCAGGTCTGCGCACAGGCTCCAGCTGCCGGCACACTGTGAGGAGCAAGGCTGCCCGCAGGCCCAGCCACCCCAAGCAGCCACGTGCCCAGCGCCCACGTCCTCGCCGCCGCCGGCGCCGCCGCACTAATGGCTGGGTGCCTGTAGGTGCTGCCTGCGAGAAGGCAGTGTATGTCCTG GATGAGCCAGAACCTGCCATCAGAAAGAGTTACCAGGCAGTTGAGCGACATGGAGAGACAATCCGAGTCCGAGACACTGTCCTCCTCAAGTCAGGTCCAAGAAAGACGTCTACACCTTATGTGGCCAAGATCTCTGCCCTCTGGGAGAACCCTGAGTCAG GAGAACTGATGATGAGCCTCCTGTGGTATTACAGGCCTGAGCACTTACAGGGAGGCCGCAGCCCCAGCATGCATGAG AATGAAGTTTTTGCGTCGAGACATCAGGACCAGAACAGTGTGGCCTGCATTGAAGAGAAGTGCTATGTGCTAACCTTTGCTGAGTACTGCAG ATTCTGTGCCATGGCCAAGCGCCGGGGTGAGGGCCTTCCCAGCCGGAAGACAGCACTGGTGCCCCCGTCTGCAGACTACTCCACCCCACCACACCGCACAGTGCCGGAGGACACAGACCCAGAGCTGGTGTTCCTTTGCCGCCATGTCTATGACTTCCGCCATGGCCGCATCCTCAAGAACCCCCAGTAG
- the Bahd1 gene encoding bromo adjacent homology domain-containing 1 protein isoform X2, producing MTHTRRKSLPMLSSGPTGRGEPLQMEDSSVEQGAEDVEPGMPESPGYLTGRRKNYPLRKRSLVPEKPKACKVLLTRLENVAGPRSADEADELPPDLPKAPSPTPSSEDAGLVQPRKRRLASLNAEALNNLLLEREDTSSLAGARRSRGGDPHRSRDRATGSWSFSKKRPRLGDLEEGSRDLSPELAPDEGARRDGDPAPKRLASLNAAAFLKLSQERELPLRPSRAQAEADGRSTEPLAPKVLRPKVNGKNCPKARQGAGSGEATGPPNWQEQPEERWPSAPPRGPPIQPSHQAPGKALENPLRPNLPLLMGGQAALKPEPGRPGEESPAPKQELHQPSFPAPQLSPLPMPGNPADYSGPCGGPELTALGSFYLYCGQDGLQCGSYSPCPMLPEGKLSPVAAPNEGLLMAPSSVPSGVPFQHPPWSASRYCSSEDTGANGYSICGVLPLSLTHIGTTCGGCPYKMPFTAGCRSLGQLEFPLPEAGHPASPAHPLLGCPVPSVPPAAEPIPHLQTPISEPQTVARACPQSAKPPSGSKSGLRTGSSCRHTVRSKAARRPSHPKQPRAQRPRPRRRRRRRTNGWVPVGAACEKAVYVLDEPEPAIRKSYQAVERHGETIRVRDTVLLKSGPRKTSTPYVAKISALWENPESGELMMSLLWYYRPEHLQGGRSPSMHEPLQNEVFASRHQDQNSVACIEEKCYVLTFAEYCRFCAMAKRRGEGLPSRKTALVPPSADYSTPPHRTVPEDTDPELVFLCRHVYDFRHGRILKNPQ from the exons ATGACACACACTCGGAGGAAGTCCCTTCCTATGCTGAGTTCCGGCCCCACTGGCCGAGGGGAGCCCCTGCAGATGGAAGACAGCAGTGTGGAGCAGGGGGCGGAGGACGTGGAGCCAGGCATGCCTGAGAGCCCTGGATACCTTACAGGACGCCGCAAGAACTACCCTTTGCGCAAACGTTCACTGGTTCCAGAGAAGCCCAAAGCTTGCAAAGTGCTGCTGACTCGCCTGGAAAATGTGGCTGGTCCTCGAAGTGCAGATGAGGCTGACGAGCTGCCCCCTGACCTGCCCAAGGCCCCTAGTCCAACCCCATCCAGTGAGGATGCTGGTCTTGTGCAGCCCCGCAAGCGGCGCCTAGCCTCCCTTAACGCAGAGGCCCTTAATAACCTGCTGCTGGAGAGGGAGGACACCAGCAGCCTGGCAGGTGCCCGCCGAAGCAGAGGTGGGGACCCTCACCGCAGCCGGGACCGGGCCACAGGGTCCTGGTCTTTCTCTAAGAAGCGACCTCGGCTGGGAGATCTTGAAGAAGGAAGTAGGGACCTGTCCCCAGAGCTAGCCCCAGATGAAGGTGCCCGTAGAGATGGAGACCCAGCTCCTAAGAGACTGGCTAGCCTAAATGCCGCTGCCTTCTTAAAACTCAGCCAGGAGCGGGAGCTACCTCTTCGACCTTCTCGTGCCCAAGCAGAAGCAGATGGGCGCTCCACTGAGCCCCTGGCGCCCAAAGTCCTGCGGCCGAAGGTCAATGGCAAGAACTGTCCCAAGGCTCGGCAAGGGGCTGGCTCCGGGGAGGCCACGGGGCCCCCCAACTGGCAGGAGCAACCTGAGGAGCGTTGGCCATCTGCTCCTCCTCGAGGGCCACCCATCcagccatctcaccaggcccCGGGCAAAGCTCTGGAGAACCCCTTGCGCCCCAACCTGCCTCTGCTGATGGGTGGGCAGGCAGCCCTGAAGCCAGAGCCTGGGCGTCCGGGCGAGGAGTCACCTGCCCCCAAGCAGGAACTGCATCAGCCCTCTTTCCCTGCACCTCAGCTGTCTCCGCTGCCGATGCCTGGCAACCCAGCCGACTACAGTGGTCCATGTGGAGGGCCTGAGCTCACTGCACTGGGCAGCTTCTACCTGTACTGTGGCCAAGATGGGCTGCAATGTGGGAGTTACTCCCCttgccccatgctcccagaaggCAAGCTGTCTCCGGTGGCagcccccaatgaggggctgctCATGGCCCCAAGCTCAGTGCCCTCTGGTGTTCCTTTCCAGCACCCTCCTTGGAGCGCATCTCGATACTGCTCCAGCGAGGACACTGGAGCAAATGGCTACAGCATCTGTGGAGTGTTGCCTCTATCTCTCACTCATATTGGCACTACCTGTGGTGGCTGCCCCTACAAAATGCCTTTCACCGCAG GCTGCAGGTCACTCGGCCAATTGGAATTTCCTCTCCCAGAAGCTGGCCACCCAGCCTCACCTGCTCACCCCCTCCTGGGATGCCCTGTACCCAGTGTGCCACCTGCAGCAGAGCCTATCCCCCATCTTCAAACGCCCATCTCGGAGCCCCAGACAGTAGCCCGGGCGTGCCCTCAGAGCGCCAAGCCTCCAAGCGGCTCCAAGTCAGGTCTGCGCACAGGCTCCAGCTGCCGGCACACTGTGAGGAGCAAGGCTGCCCGCAGGCCCAGCCACCCCAAGCAGCCACGTGCCCAGCGCCCACGTCCTCGCCGCCGCCGGCGCCGCCGCACTAATGGCTGGGTGCCTGTAGGTGCTGCCTGCGAGAAGGCAGTGTATGTCCTG GATGAGCCAGAACCTGCCATCAGAAAGAGTTACCAGGCAGTTGAGCGACATGGAGAGACAATCCGAGTCCGAGACACTGTCCTCCTCAAGTCAGGTCCAAGAAAGACGTCTACACCTTATGTGGCCAAGATCTCTGCCCTCTGGGAGAACCCTGAGTCAG GAGAACTGATGATGAGCCTCCTGTGGTATTACAGGCCTGAGCACTTACAGGGAGGCCGCAGCCCCAGCATGCATGAG CCTTTGCAGAATGAAGTTTTTGCGTCGAGACATCAGGACCAGAACAGTGTGGCCTGCATTGAAGAGAAGTGCTATGTGCTAACCTTTGCTGAGTACTGCAG ATTCTGTGCCATGGCCAAGCGCCGGGGTGAGGGCCTTCCCAGCCGGAAGACAGCACTGGTGCCCCCGTCTGCAGACTACTCCACCCCACCACACCGCACAGTGCCGGAGGACACAGACCCAGAGCTGGTGTTCCTTTGCCGCCATGTCTATGACTTCCGCCATGGCCGCATCCTCAAGAACCCCCAGTAG
- the Chst14 gene encoding carbohydrate sulfotransferase 14 isoform X2: MFPRPLTPLAAPKSAETLARTPKRAPLGRARAGIGGPPLLLPSMLMFAVIVASSGLLLMIERGILSEMKPLPMHPPSHKGAAWSGTDPKPRGLSFDAEDSDLQVREDIRNRTLRAVCGQPGMPRDPWDLPVGQRRTLLRHILVSDRYRFLYCYVPKVACSNWKRVLKVLAGVLNNVDVRLKMDHRSDLVFLADLRPEEIRYRLQHYFKFLFVRDPLERLLSAYRNKFGEIREYQQRYGAEIVRRYRAGAGPSPAGDDVTFPEFLRYLVDEDPEHMNEHWMPVYHLCQPCAVHYDFVGSYERLEADANQTLNFLLFLGLNHFSKERRTEVGPLPHSSKAQPLKYPKTPVPDLFLGLVEHLQ; this comes from the exons ATGTTTCCCCGCCCTCTGACCCCACTAGCTGCTCCGAAAAGCGCCGAGACCCTGGCCCGCACGCCGAAGCGGGCCCCATTGGGCAGGGCCCGGGCTGGGATCGGGGGGCCGCCCCTGCTACTGCCGTCCATGCTGATGTTCGCAGTAATCGTGGCGTCCAGCGGACTGCTGCTCATGATCGAGCGGGGCATCCTATCGGAGATGAAACCCCTTCCCATGCACCCTCCCAGCCACAAAGGCGCGGCCTGGAGCGGGACAGATCCTAAGCCTAGAGGCCTATCCTTCGATGCTGAGGACTCGGACTTGCAAGTGCGGGAGGACATCCGAAACCGGACCTTGAGGGCCGTGTGCGGACAACCAGGCATGCCCCGGGACCCCTGGGACTTGCCGGTGGGACAGCGGCGCACCCTGCTACGCCACATCCTCGTAAGTGACCGCTACCGCTTCCTCTACTGCTACGTCCCCAAAGTGGCCTGCTCTAACTGGAAACGCGTGCTGAAGGTGCTGGCAGGCGTCCTGAACAACGTGGATGTCCGCCTCAAGATGGACCACCGCAGTGACTTGGTGTTTCTGGCAGACCTGCGGCCTGAGGAGATTCGCTACCGTCTGCAGCACTACTTCAAGTTCCTGTTTGTGCGAGACCCCTTGGAACGCCTCCTGTCTGCTTACCGCAACAAGTTTGGAGAGATCCGAGAGTACCAGCAGCGCTATGGGGCCGAAATTGTCAGGCGCTACAGGGCTGGAGCTGGCCCCAGCCCTGCGGGGGACGACGTTACCTTCCCAGAGTTCCTGAGATATCTGGTGGATGAAGATCCTGAGCATATGAATGAGCATTGGATGCCTGTGTACCACCTGTGCCAACCATGTGCTGTGCACTATGACTTCGTGGGTTCCTATGAGAGGCTGGAAGCTGATGCCAACCAG ACTTTaaacttcctcctcttcctcggtCTGAATCATTTTTCTAAGGAAAGAAGAACTGAAGTAGGGCCCTTACCTCACAGCTCTAAGGCCCAGCCCCTCAAGTATCCAAAGACCCCTGTGCCTGACCTCTTCCTAGGGCTCGTGGAGCATCTTCAATAA
- the Chst14 gene encoding carbohydrate sulfotransferase 14 isoform X1, translating to MFPRPLTPLAAPKSAETLARTPKRAPLGRARAGIGGPPLLLPSMLMFAVIVASSGLLLMIERGILSEMKPLPMHPPSHKGAAWSGTDPKPRGLSFDAEDSDLQVREDIRNRTLRAVCGQPGMPRDPWDLPVGQRRTLLRHILVSDRYRFLYCYVPKVACSNWKRVLKVLAGVLNNVDVRLKMDHRSDLVFLADLRPEEIRYRLQHYFKFLFVRDPLERLLSAYRNKFGEIREYQQRYGAEIVRRYRAGAGPSPAGDDVTFPEFLRYLVDEDPEHMNEHWMPVYHLCQPCAVHYDFVGSYERLEADANQVLEWVRAPSHVRFPARQAWYRPASPESLHYHLCNAPRALLQDVLPKYILDFSLFAYPLPNVTKEACR from the coding sequence ATGTTTCCCCGCCCTCTGACCCCACTAGCTGCTCCGAAAAGCGCCGAGACCCTGGCCCGCACGCCGAAGCGGGCCCCATTGGGCAGGGCCCGGGCTGGGATCGGGGGGCCGCCCCTGCTACTGCCGTCCATGCTGATGTTCGCAGTAATCGTGGCGTCCAGCGGACTGCTGCTCATGATCGAGCGGGGCATCCTATCGGAGATGAAACCCCTTCCCATGCACCCTCCCAGCCACAAAGGCGCGGCCTGGAGCGGGACAGATCCTAAGCCTAGAGGCCTATCCTTCGATGCTGAGGACTCGGACTTGCAAGTGCGGGAGGACATCCGAAACCGGACCTTGAGGGCCGTGTGCGGACAACCAGGCATGCCCCGGGACCCCTGGGACTTGCCGGTGGGACAGCGGCGCACCCTGCTACGCCACATCCTCGTAAGTGACCGCTACCGCTTCCTCTACTGCTACGTCCCCAAAGTGGCCTGCTCTAACTGGAAACGCGTGCTGAAGGTGCTGGCAGGCGTCCTGAACAACGTGGATGTCCGCCTCAAGATGGACCACCGCAGTGACTTGGTGTTTCTGGCAGACCTGCGGCCTGAGGAGATTCGCTACCGTCTGCAGCACTACTTCAAGTTCCTGTTTGTGCGAGACCCCTTGGAACGCCTCCTGTCTGCTTACCGCAACAAGTTTGGAGAGATCCGAGAGTACCAGCAGCGCTATGGGGCCGAAATTGTCAGGCGCTACAGGGCTGGAGCTGGCCCCAGCCCTGCGGGGGACGACGTTACCTTCCCAGAGTTCCTGAGATATCTGGTGGATGAAGATCCTGAGCATATGAATGAGCATTGGATGCCTGTGTACCACCTGTGCCAACCATGTGCTGTGCACTATGACTTCGTGGGTTCCTATGAGAGGCTGGAAGCTGATGCCAACCAGGTGCTGGAGTGGGTGCGGGCCCCATCCCATGTCCGGTTCCCAGCTCGCCAGGCCTGGTACCGTCCAGCCAGCCCAGAAAGTCTACATTACCACCTGTGCAATGCCCCACGGGCCCTGCTTCAAGATGTGCTACCTAAGTATATCCTAGACTTCTCCCTCTTTGCTTACCCACTGCCCAATGTCACCAAGGAAGCCTGTCGCTAG